A genomic region of Tenuifilum sp. 4138str contains the following coding sequences:
- a CDS encoding ribonuclease P protein component, whose translation MPQKLRKKNIIHLENEVNSLLKSELSRFHYPIKLIYQVDERIPDGIEENPHYKVIFIIPKRYLKKAYKRNLAKRRLREAFRINQNLLDHFRESGKRIYLAFIYVSAEVVPFKQMETAVVKLITDLK comes from the coding sequence ATGCCTCAAAAACTTAGGAAAAAGAATATAATCCATTTGGAAAACGAGGTTAACTCGCTGTTAAAATCGGAGTTATCACGTTTCCATTATCCAATCAAGTTAATATACCAAGTAGATGAAAGGATACCAGATGGCATTGAGGAAAACCCCCACTACAAAGTAATATTTATAATTCCTAAGAGGTATTTAAAAAAAGCCTATAAAAGAAATCTTGCAAAACGAAGGCTTAGAGAGGCTTTTCGCATTAATCAAAACTTACTTGACCATTTCAGGGAAAGCGGAAAAAGGATTTACCTGGCTTTTATTTATGTTTCGGCCGAGGTAGTTCCTTTTAAACAAATGGAAACGGCAGTTGTTAAACTGATTACTGATCTTAAGTAA
- the yidD gene encoding membrane protein insertion efficiency factor YidD, with amino-acid sequence MNLVKTLKILWKYAVRLLAYIPILLIKIYQIFLSPYLPNSCRFTPTCSAYSVEALKKHGFFKGLWLSVRRISRCHPWGGHGYDPVP; translated from the coding sequence ATGAATTTGGTTAAAACCCTTAAAATATTATGGAAATATGCGGTTAGGCTTTTGGCCTACATTCCTATTCTATTAATAAAGATTTACCAAATATTTTTATCGCCATACCTACCTAACAGCTGCAGGTTTACCCCTACCTGTTCCGCTTACAGTGTTGAAGCGCTAAAAAAACATGGTTTTTTTAAAGGGTTATGGCTATCGGTTAGGAGAATTTCACGATGCCACCCCTGGGGTGGTCATGGGTATGATCCTGTACCCTAG